In one window of Fibrobacter sp. DNA:
- a CDS encoding alpha/beta hydrolase, producing MKNLVIYIHGKGGNADEALHYKSLFPDCDVIGFDYKSNTPWDAKKEFSDYFDSVANGYDEVYLIANSIGAFFSMNALAEKPIKKAFFISPMVNLEKLICDMMMWAGISEKTLREKKEIATDFGENLSWEYLCYVRENPIEWRIPTQILYGSKDNLTTLETMQEFANKAGATLTVMEGGEHWFHTEEQMEFLDRWITGIK from the coding sequence ATGAAAAACCTCGTTATTTACATCCATGGGAAAGGCGGCAACGCGGACGAAGCGCTGCATTATAAAAGCTTGTTCCCAGATTGCGATGTGATTGGTTTCGATTACAAGTCAAACACGCCTTGGGACGCAAAGAAAGAATTCTCGGACTATTTCGATTCCGTCGCAAACGGCTACGACGAAGTCTACCTCATCGCCAACAGCATCGGCGCATTCTTTTCGATGAACGCGCTGGCCGAGAAGCCCATCAAAAAGGCCTTCTTCATTTCGCCGATGGTCAACCTGGAAAAATTGATTTGCGACATGATGATGTGGGCCGGCATCTCCGAAAAAACTCTCCGCGAAAAGAAAGAAATCGCGACGGATTTCGGTGAAAACCTTTCGTGGGAATACCTTTGCTACGTGCGCGAAAATCCAATCGAATGGCGCATCCCGACGCAAATTCTGTACGGTTCAAAGGACAACTTGACAACACTCGAAACCATGCAGGAATTCGCAAACAAGGCGGGCGCCACCCTTACCGTAATGGAAGGTGGAGAACACTGGTTCCACACAGAAGAACAAATGGAATTTTTAGACCGCTGGATTACCGGTATTAAATGA
- a CDS encoding nitroreductase, whose product MNTLDAILTRRSTRKFQAKPVELEKLQKIVEAGRFAPTGGNCQSNHFFAISNPDVLRKLVELVQSAFAAMELREDLYKSLQNSIRLSQKGGYVFDYNAPALVVVACQKDYGNNMADVACALENMMVAANELDLGSCYINQLKWLNEDPALLAYFKELGLKDSERIYGSVAIGYADTESGLPNRKMPERVGNEAVFI is encoded by the coding sequence ATGAATACGTTAGATGCTATTTTGACTCGTCGCAGTACGCGCAAGTTCCAGGCAAAGCCCGTGGAACTCGAGAAACTGCAGAAGATCGTGGAAGCGGGCCGCTTTGCGCCGACCGGCGGAAACTGCCAGAGCAACCACTTCTTCGCCATTAGCAATCCCGATGTGCTCAGGAAGCTCGTGGAACTGGTGCAGTCCGCGTTCGCGGCCATGGAACTTCGCGAAGACCTCTACAAGAGTTTGCAGAATTCCATTCGCCTCTCGCAGAAGGGCGGCTACGTGTTCGACTACAATGCGCCCGCGCTTGTCGTGGTCGCATGCCAGAAGGATTACGGCAACAACATGGCCGACGTTGCCTGTGCGCTCGAGAACATGATGGTGGCGGCGAACGAACTCGACCTCGGCAGCTGCTACATCAACCAGCTCAAATGGCTGAACGAAGACCCGGCACTCCTTGCGTATTTCAAGGAACTCGGCCTCAAGGACAGCGAACGCATTTACGGTTCCGTGGCGATTGGCTACGCCGATACCGAAAGCGGCCTGCCTAACCGCAAGATGCCCGAGCGCGTTGGCAACGAAGCCGTGTTCATTTAA
- a CDS encoding outer membrane beta-barrel protein, translating into MKCLIKITSLTLVCLYMAAGAAEKTDGGSLELGTRLGAQISTLYTDAHWGPYPDISGRGGVFSLDMAYGFSEYFYVHAEVGLDYRNFYTYGEIGIPCASIDGEPCGGNWKGNDEISLFYLEIPLMAQWRTPALFLELGPVFDILLRVDEEYILPEKYRTKRGYKDKRFGTGFAAGLGHIFDFGLSIDLRVSFQFTDVVDDDKKTLTAHAEEYEWHYDMETQETSYRKVEGSNEYMGGSYYKLMKVQFGIGYWF; encoded by the coding sequence ATGAAATGTCTGATAAAAATAACTTCGTTAACGTTAGTTTGTCTGTACATGGCGGCTGGCGCGGCTGAAAAAACGGATGGAGGGTCCCTTGAACTGGGCACTCGCCTGGGTGCGCAGATTTCTACTCTCTATACCGATGCTCATTGGGGTCCGTATCCTGATATTTCTGGACGGGGAGGCGTGTTCTCGTTGGATATGGCTTACGGTTTTTCCGAATATTTTTACGTACATGCCGAAGTCGGGCTGGATTACCGCAACTTTTACACTTATGGTGAAATCGGCATTCCCTGTGCGAGCATCGATGGCGAACCGTGTGGCGGGAACTGGAAAGGCAACGACGAGATTTCCTTGTTTTATCTTGAAATCCCCTTGATGGCGCAGTGGCGCACGCCTGCCCTGTTTCTTGAACTCGGTCCTGTTTTCGATATCCTGCTGAGGGTGGATGAAGAATACATTTTGCCCGAAAAATACCGCACCAAGCGCGGTTACAAGGATAAGCGATTTGGAACGGGCTTTGCCGCAGGGCTCGGACACATATTCGATTTCGGGCTTTCCATAGATTTACGCGTGTCGTTCCAGTTTACGGATGTCGTTGATGATGACAAGAAAACTCTTACGGCTCATGCCGAGGAATACGAATGGCATTATGACATGGAGACGCAAGAGACAAGCTATAGGAAGGTGGAGGGATCGAACGAGTATATGGGCGGTTCCTACTACAAGCTGATGAAAGTGCAGTTCGGAATCGGGTACTGGTTCTAG
- a CDS encoding FKBP-type peptidyl-prolyl cis-trans isomerase, which yields MKFTHFALAAVSCAAVIACGGNKNAVPETEPTPAPAPAAAPVTEKPISLDSAVDRYSYALGMDLGKAIANISVPLKLDVIIEAIKDEVDSSRKVLLADSAAEAALQDLLLKMQQKKEADEKAAAKKALDEQAAFLAKNIVDSTVKVTTKGVQYKVIKDGAGITPKASDKVQVHYVGALLDGTEFDNSVKRGEPLEFPVSAVIEGWQDLLQVMKEGMKVKAWIPSALAYGEAGVPPMIPANALLVFEVELLKVFTETPAVDTTAAAPAEGAADAAKPEAAAVEEAKPAPEAAKPATKPTKKAEKKAKK from the coding sequence ATGAAGTTTACCCATTTTGCCCTTGCCGCCGTCTCCTGCGCAGCAGTGATTGCCTGCGGCGGTAACAAGAACGCTGTCCCCGAGACGGAACCGACTCCCGCTCCGGCCCCTGCCGCGGCTCCCGTGACCGAGAAGCCGATTTCCCTGGATAGCGCGGTCGACCGCTACAGCTATGCGCTCGGCATGGACCTGGGCAAGGCTATCGCGAATATCAGCGTGCCCCTCAAGCTCGACGTCATCATCGAGGCCATCAAGGACGAGGTGGATTCGAGCCGCAAGGTGCTCTTGGCGGATTCCGCTGCGGAAGCGGCCCTGCAGGACTTGCTCCTTAAGATGCAGCAGAAGAAGGAAGCCGACGAGAAGGCCGCCGCGAAGAAGGCGCTTGACGAACAGGCCGCGTTCCTCGCCAAGAACATCGTGGATTCCACGGTGAAGGTCACCACGAAGGGCGTGCAGTACAAGGTAATCAAGGACGGCGCGGGCATTACGCCCAAGGCCTCCGACAAGGTGCAGGTGCATTACGTCGGCGCCTTGCTCGACGGTACCGAGTTCGACAACAGCGTGAAGCGCGGCGAACCGCTCGAGTTCCCGGTAAGCGCGGTCATCGAGGGCTGGCAGGACCTGCTCCAGGTGATGAAGGAAGGCATGAAGGTGAAGGCCTGGATCCCGAGCGCCCTTGCCTACGGCGAGGCCGGCGTGCCGCCGATGATTCCGGCGAATGCGCTCCTCGTGTTCGAAGTCGAGCTACTGAAGGTCTTTACCGAAACTCCGGCTGTCGATACGACTGCTGCTGCACCTGCTGAAGGCGCTGCTGACGCCGCGAAGCCGGAAGCTGCCGCTGTCGAAGAGGCGAAGCCCGCCCCCGAAGCAGCAAAACCCGCCACAAAGCCGACGAAGAAGGCCGAAAAGAAGGCGAAGAAGTAA
- a CDS encoding epoxyqueuosine reductase QueH produces MPEAYHNYQRDLGYIIRWNQRKGIVPTLLMHACCGPCSTYCIEYLSQFFKITIFYYNPNIAPAEEYAHRVAEIKRFVATFKTKYPVEFIEGLYEPKKFYDIARGLEDENEGGKRCRKCFELRLGETARLAKEMGFDYFTTTLTISPKKDEQVLNVVAKEQGEIYGVKALPSDFKRKGGNKRSIELSAEYNLYRQNYCGCAYSKREAEEREAKKNEGATP; encoded by the coding sequence ATGCCCGAAGCGTACCACAATTACCAGCGCGATCTAGGTTACATCATCCGGTGGAACCAGCGCAAGGGAATCGTCCCCACGCTCCTGATGCACGCCTGCTGCGGGCCATGCAGCACCTACTGCATCGAATACCTCTCGCAGTTCTTCAAGATAACGATTTTCTACTACAACCCGAACATCGCCCCCGCCGAAGAATACGCGCACCGCGTCGCCGAAATCAAGCGCTTCGTTGCCACATTCAAGACGAAGTACCCGGTGGAATTCATCGAAGGTCTGTACGAACCCAAGAAGTTCTACGACATCGCGCGCGGGCTCGAAGACGAGAACGAAGGCGGCAAGCGCTGCCGCAAATGCTTCGAGCTGCGGCTCGGCGAAACGGCAAGACTCGCGAAAGAAATGGGGTTCGACTACTTCACCACCACGCTCACCATCAGCCCAAAGAAAGACGAACAGGTATTGAACGTGGTCGCCAAGGAACAAGGCGAAATCTACGGCGTCAAGGCGCTCCCCAGCGACTTCAAGCGCAAAGGCGGCAACAAGCGTTCCATCGAGCTCTCCGCCGAATACAACCTCTACCGCCAAAACTACTGCGGCTGCGCCTATTCAAAACGCGAAGCCGAAGAGCGCGAAGCCAAGAAGAACGAAGGCGCCACGCCCTAG
- the glgA gene encoding glycogen synthase has protein sequence MNAAILTNEFPPDIYGGAGIHVKFLTQELAKLCHVEARCFGDQDVDEDNIRALGFSRKLGLDPKDDRFQKIFKPLDINIQWAAELDDIDVIHCHTWYSHFGGVLASRLLQCPLILTTHSLEPHRPWKAEQLGNGGYAMSCWIERTAYEAADGVIAVSEGMKRDVMKLYGVPEDRVKVIYNGIDPDFYAPTFDESILTKWGVDPKRPYVLFVGRITRQKGISQLIQAIPQIDKGAQVVLCAGAPDTIELADECKNLIEGVQATRDGVVWIQEAIPHEELRVLYSHATVFATPSLYEPFGIINLEAMSCGTPVVGSAVGGIPEIIVDGETGFLVPLKAKSETDFEPADPKAFQTDFANKLNKVLANPELAKKMGEVSRKRAIDVFSWKSIAKQTFDFYQECIERYKREGKR, from the coding sequence ATGAACGCTGCTATTCTTACCAATGAGTTTCCGCCGGATATTTACGGCGGCGCTGGCATCCACGTGAAGTTCCTGACGCAGGAACTTGCGAAACTTTGCCATGTCGAGGCCCGTTGCTTTGGTGACCAGGATGTCGATGAAGACAACATCCGCGCTCTCGGTTTCTCGCGCAAGCTGGGCCTCGATCCCAAGGACGACCGGTTCCAGAAGATTTTCAAGCCGCTCGATATCAACATCCAGTGGGCTGCCGAACTTGACGACATCGACGTGATTCATTGCCACACCTGGTACAGCCATTTTGGCGGCGTGCTCGCGAGCAGGCTTCTGCAGTGCCCGCTGATTCTCACGACGCATTCGCTGGAACCGCACCGCCCGTGGAAGGCGGAACAGCTGGGCAACGGCGGTTATGCCATGAGCTGCTGGATTGAACGCACGGCCTACGAGGCTGCCGACGGCGTGATCGCGGTGAGCGAGGGCATGAAGCGCGACGTGATGAAACTCTACGGCGTGCCCGAGGACCGCGTGAAGGTTATCTACAACGGTATCGACCCGGACTTCTACGCGCCGACATTCGACGAGAGCATCCTGACCAAGTGGGGCGTGGATCCCAAGCGCCCGTACGTGCTGTTCGTGGGCCGCATTACGCGCCAGAAGGGCATTAGCCAGCTTATCCAGGCGATTCCGCAGATTGACAAGGGCGCCCAGGTGGTGCTCTGCGCGGGCGCTCCCGACACGATCGAACTTGCCGATGAATGCAAGAACCTCATTGAGGGCGTGCAGGCGACCCGCGATGGCGTGGTGTGGATTCAGGAAGCTATCCCGCACGAGGAACTCCGCGTGCTCTACAGCCATGCGACCGTGTTTGCGACGCCTTCTCTGTACGAGCCGTTCGGTATCATCAACCTCGAAGCGATGAGCTGCGGTACCCCGGTGGTGGGTTCTGCGGTGGGCGGCATTCCCGAGATTATCGTGGACGGCGAAACCGGATTCCTGGTGCCGCTCAAGGCGAAGTCCGAGACGGATTTTGAACCGGCCGACCCGAAGGCCTTCCAGACCGATTTTGCCAACAAGTTAAACAAGGTGCTCGCGAATCCGGAACTGGCGAAGAAGATGGGCGAGGTGAGCCGCAAGCGCGCTATCGACGTGTTCAGCTGGAAGTCCATTGCCAAGCAGACGTTCGACTTCTACCAGGAATGCATCGAACGCTACAAGCGCGAAGGCAAGCGCTAG
- a CDS encoding YgiQ family radical SAM protein encodes MYDPRFLPICKEDLDELGWDYVDVIIISADAYVDHPCFGHAVVGRLFEHEGLRVAILPQPNWRDDLRDFKKLGRPRMFFAISSGMDSMVNHYTAAKRLRSDDAFTPGNKAGFRPDYATYTYAKILKQLYPDVPLMIGGLESSLRRVTHYDYWSDRLKPSILFDTQADLLVYGMGEKPLKEMIRLLKKGVPFSSLNSIPQTAYLAPKGNVPKNNHWEDLRLASYEECLESKRTQMENCRKVDIECNKWFQRRILQDVGEQTVVINPAYPPLEYGELDESFEYPYAREPHPRYKKRGNVPAFDMIKFSINTHRGCFGGCSFCAINAHQGKFIASRSRESILREVDLITKMDGFAGTITDLGGPSANMYNMRGRDQSRCQKCARASCLTPKICDNMDTHHKEILELYREVRNHPKVKHLFIGSGVRYDMLLQETDDEELRKDHEEYARELIDYHVSGRLKVAPEHTSDEVLKLMRKPSFTLFHKFKEFFDDECKRIGKRQQIIPYFISSHPGCTEADMAELALETKQLGFQLEQVQDFTPTPMTIATEMFYSELSPDGKPLYVAKTPEQKRSQRQFFFWYIPENRPQIRATLERLKLGKIGRLLLSRSAKAEGKEFFPSKERENNAEYREREQQKRHERSTALIPKKEKPRWTEEEREKFRREREERAERQRRAKDPAFNYGPKKKVRFGKKNPWGK; translated from the coding sequence ATGTACGATCCACGATTCCTCCCCATATGCAAGGAAGACCTAGACGAACTCGGCTGGGATTACGTGGACGTAATCATCATCAGCGCCGACGCCTACGTGGACCATCCGTGTTTCGGGCACGCCGTGGTCGGGCGACTCTTTGAACACGAGGGCTTGCGCGTCGCGATTTTGCCGCAACCCAACTGGCGCGATGATTTGCGAGATTTCAAGAAGCTCGGACGCCCCCGCATGTTCTTCGCCATCTCGAGCGGCATGGACAGCATGGTGAATCACTACACCGCCGCGAAGCGCCTGCGTAGCGACGACGCGTTCACTCCGGGCAACAAGGCGGGATTCCGCCCCGACTATGCGACTTACACTTACGCGAAAATTCTGAAGCAGCTCTATCCCGACGTGCCGCTGATGATCGGCGGGCTGGAATCGAGTCTGCGCCGCGTGACACATTACGACTACTGGAGCGACAGGCTCAAGCCGAGCATCTTGTTCGACACGCAGGCAGACCTTCTCGTGTACGGCATGGGCGAAAAACCGCTCAAGGAAATGATTCGCCTCCTCAAGAAGGGCGTGCCGTTCTCCAGCCTGAATTCCATCCCGCAAACGGCCTACCTGGCGCCCAAGGGGAACGTCCCGAAGAACAACCACTGGGAAGACCTGCGCCTCGCAAGCTACGAGGAATGCCTCGAAAGCAAGCGCACGCAGATGGAGAACTGCCGCAAAGTGGACATCGAATGCAACAAGTGGTTCCAGCGCCGCATTTTGCAGGATGTGGGCGAACAGACCGTGGTGATAAACCCCGCGTACCCGCCGCTCGAATACGGCGAGCTCGACGAGAGTTTTGAATACCCCTACGCGCGCGAACCGCACCCGCGTTACAAGAAGCGCGGCAACGTGCCCGCGTTCGACATGATCAAGTTCAGCATCAACACGCACCGCGGTTGCTTTGGCGGTTGCAGTTTTTGCGCCATCAACGCGCATCAGGGCAAATTCATCGCGAGCCGCAGCCGCGAAAGCATTCTGCGCGAAGTAGATTTGATTACCAAGATGGACGGTTTCGCCGGCACCATCACCGACTTGGGCGGCCCGAGCGCCAACATGTACAACATGCGCGGCCGCGACCAGAGCCGTTGCCAGAAGTGCGCACGAGCCAGTTGCCTCACGCCCAAGATTTGCGACAACATGGACACGCACCACAAAGAAATTTTGGAGCTCTACCGCGAAGTGCGCAACCACCCGAAGGTGAAGCACCTGTTTATCGGGAGCGGTGTGCGTTACGACATGTTGCTGCAAGAAACCGACGACGAAGAACTGCGCAAGGACCACGAGGAATACGCCCGCGAACTCATCGACTACCACGTGAGCGGCCGCCTGAAAGTCGCGCCGGAACACACGAGCGACGAAGTGCTCAAGCTCATGCGCAAGCCGAGCTTCACGCTGTTCCACAAGTTCAAGGAATTCTTCGACGACGAATGCAAGCGCATCGGAAAGCGCCAGCAGATCATCCCGTACTTCATCAGCAGCCACCCCGGATGCACCGAGGCCGACATGGCCGAACTCGCACTCGAGACGAAGCAACTCGGGTTCCAGCTGGAACAGGTGCAGGACTTCACGCCGACCCCGATGACCATCGCGACGGAAATGTTCTATTCCGAACTGTCGCCCGACGGAAAACCGCTCTACGTGGCGAAAACGCCGGAGCAGAAGCGGAGCCAGAGGCAGTTCTTCTTCTGGTACATTCCGGAGAACCGCCCGCAAATCCGCGCGACGCTGGAACGCTTGAAACTCGGAAAAATCGGGCGTCTGCTATTGAGCCGCAGCGCCAAGGCCGAGGGCAAGGAATTCTTCCCGAGCAAGGAACGCGAAAACAACGCCGAATACCGCGAACGCGAACAGCAGAAGCGCCACGAACGCAGCACCGCGCTGATCCCGAAAAAGGAAAAGCCGCGCTGGACCGAGGAAGAACGCGAAAAATTCCGCAGGGAGCGCGAAGAACGCGCCGAGCGCCAGCGCCGGGCGAAGGACCCCGCGTTCAATTACGGGCCCAAGAAGAAGGTCCGCTTCGGCAAGAAAAACCCCTGGGGCAAATAA
- the argA gene encoding amino-acid N-acetyltransferase: MNKSASDFYSQHFEVAGFIREVFGYMDRFKGQLFILKIDDSLMDHPLFPVLMRDIALLHKAGIRIIIVPGTRKSIDAQLKAWEIESKFHDGVRLTSEEALPLIEQASLGVAQRIMSHLTASGLSGIQGNWVLARSLGVIDGVDYMRTGRIERIQRDILDQLLNEKFVPIIPPIGWNKLGHAYNISSTELATEICKYMKVGKLFFIGNENGIKLKGLVTGKNTKYLEPTESGVISALDVDQAKELLELNSDILNFAQMDYLMNAIHACEAGANRVHLLSGEFQGSVLQEVFSARGDGTMVYANQYSSIRPANIEDIPDILRIMQDYIAKGYLVPRTQESISEKLKDYVVYSIDNSIHGCGALHAFEDGMAEIAGIAVGANYRKSGIGDAIVRHLISIGRMKGYKKLFLLTTQALDWFYPFGFEDGTVEDLPKSKRDNYNQKRNSRILVLPLEK; encoded by the coding sequence ATGAACAAGTCTGCGTCTGATTTCTACTCTCAGCACTTCGAAGTCGCCGGATTCATCCGGGAAGTCTTCGGTTACATGGACCGGTTCAAGGGCCAGCTCTTCATCTTGAAGATTGACGACAGCCTGATGGACCACCCCCTGTTCCCGGTGCTCATGCGAGATATCGCCCTGTTGCACAAGGCGGGTATCCGCATCATTATCGTGCCGGGTACGCGCAAGAGTATTGACGCGCAGCTCAAGGCTTGGGAAATCGAATCCAAGTTCCACGACGGCGTGCGGCTTACGAGCGAAGAAGCCCTGCCCCTTATCGAGCAGGCGTCTCTGGGCGTTGCCCAGCGCATCATGAGCCACCTCACGGCGAGCGGCCTCAGCGGTATCCAGGGTAACTGGGTGCTGGCGCGGAGCCTCGGCGTCATCGACGGCGTGGACTACATGAGGACGGGCCGGATCGAACGCATCCAGCGCGACATCCTCGACCAGCTTTTGAACGAGAAGTTCGTGCCCATCATTCCGCCTATCGGCTGGAACAAGCTCGGGCACGCCTACAACATCAGCTCCACCGAACTTGCGACCGAAATCTGCAAGTACATGAAGGTGGGCAAGCTGTTCTTCATCGGTAACGAGAACGGTATCAAGCTCAAGGGGCTTGTGACCGGCAAGAACACCAAGTACCTGGAACCCACCGAGTCGGGCGTGATTTCGGCTTTGGACGTGGACCAGGCGAAGGAACTTCTGGAACTCAATTCCGATATCCTGAACTTTGCGCAGATGGACTACCTGATGAACGCCATCCATGCCTGCGAGGCGGGCGCGAATCGCGTTCACCTCCTGAGCGGCGAGTTCCAGGGCAGCGTGCTGCAAGAAGTCTTCAGTGCGCGGGGTGACGGTACCATGGTGTATGCGAACCAGTACTCCAGTATCAGGCCCGCGAACATCGAGGACATCCCGGATATCCTCCGGATTATGCAGGACTATATCGCGAAGGGCTACCTGGTGCCGCGCACGCAGGAAAGCATTTCCGAGAAGCTCAAGGATTACGTCGTCTACAGCATCGACAACAGCATTCACGGATGTGGCGCCTTGCACGCCTTCGAAGACGGCATGGCCGAAATCGCGGGCATTGCCGTGGGCGCGAACTACCGCAAGTCGGGCATCGGCGACGCCATCGTGCGGCACTTGATTTCCATCGGCCGCATGAAGGGTTACAAGAAGCTCTTCTTGCTCACGACGCAGGCGCTCGATTGGTTCTACCCGTTCGGATTCGAAGACGGGACTGTCGAGGACTTGCCCAAGAGCAAGCGCGACAACTACAACCAGAAGCGGAATTCTCGTATCCTCGTGCTCCCTCTGGAGAAGTAA
- a CDS encoding TIGR02147 family protein: MKPITEYEDYRLYLRDFYEERKRTSVFSWREFAKLAGFSSSGYLKLVCDGKTRLSKIGAAKVAPAMGLAGFHADYFCLMVEFCDAPDDTVRMNAYSRMRALAKENGVRILGTEAFSYFSSWANSVVRELAPIMKGAKPSDIGKVCVPEISAGEVRNSLELMVRMGLLIRRPDGSYVQTDKGVSGCSAAIPSAVRSMQKQYAYLAADAVDAFEPEERRISGLTVGADEHTFNRIAVELDAFRRKIAAIVSDVQDYDRIYRLNLHLFPLSRPLGEKDV; the protein is encoded by the coding sequence ATGAAACCGATAACGGAATACGAAGATTACCGCCTTTATTTGCGGGATTTCTACGAAGAGCGGAAGAGGACTTCCGTTTTCTCGTGGCGCGAGTTCGCGAAACTTGCTGGTTTTTCGTCTTCGGGTTACCTTAAGCTCGTTTGTGACGGCAAGACCAGGCTCTCCAAGATCGGTGCAGCCAAGGTCGCTCCGGCGATGGGGCTCGCGGGGTTCCATGCAGATTACTTTTGTCTGATGGTGGAATTCTGTGATGCGCCGGATGATACAGTCCGCATGAACGCTTATTCCCGAATGCGGGCCCTGGCGAAGGAGAACGGGGTCCGCATTTTGGGAACTGAGGCTTTCAGCTATTTCAGTTCATGGGCAAACTCGGTGGTGCGCGAACTAGCGCCGATTATGAAGGGGGCCAAACCCTCGGATATCGGGAAGGTATGCGTGCCCGAAATCTCTGCCGGGGAGGTCCGCAACTCGCTCGAACTCATGGTGCGCATGGGTCTGCTTATCCGCAGGCCCGATGGCAGTTACGTGCAGACGGACAAGGGTGTTTCCGGGTGTTCCGCGGCGATTCCTTCGGCAGTCCGTTCCATGCAGAAGCAGTACGCCTACCTTGCCGCCGATGCGGTGGACGCGTTCGAACCCGAGGAACGTCGTATTTCGGGCTTGACCGTAGGTGCCGACGAACATACCTTCAACCGCATTGCCGTGGAACTGGATGCCTTCCGCCGTAAAATCGCCGCCATTGTCTCGGATGTTCAGGATTACGACCGCATATATCGATTAAATTTACATCTATTCCCGCTCAGCAGGCCCCTTGGAGAAAAAGATGTCTAG
- the folE gene encoding GTP cyclohydrolase I FolE, producing the protein MMDFKKMEDGFRLILEGMGENPDREGLVDTPKRVAKMYAELMTGLSGETRAEDILKTRFHEKYDEMIVVPNIEFASMCEHHFLPFTGRAHVAYIPGDCVVGLSKIPRVVEYYARFPQIQERMTRQIAELIQKELNPRGVAVVLEASHMCMTMRGVKKPGATMVTTQLLGRFKTDEKTRAEFMATINSSKK; encoded by the coding sequence ATGATGGATTTTAAGAAAATGGAAGACGGCTTCCGGTTGATTCTGGAAGGCATGGGCGAGAATCCGGACCGCGAGGGGCTTGTCGATACGCCGAAGCGTGTTGCGAAGATGTATGCCGAACTCATGACGGGCCTTTCGGGTGAAACCCGCGCCGAGGACATCCTGAAGACGCGTTTCCACGAGAAGTACGACGAGATGATTGTCGTCCCGAATATCGAATTCGCGAGCATGTGCGAACATCACTTTTTGCCGTTCACGGGCCGCGCCCACGTGGCGTACATTCCGGGCGACTGCGTCGTTGGGCTTTCCAAGATCCCGAGGGTGGTGGAATACTACGCGCGCTTCCCGCAAATCCAGGAACGCATGACGCGCCAGATCGCTGAACTCATCCAGAAGGAACTGAACCCGAGGGGTGTCGCCGTGGTGCTCGAGGCGAGCCACATGTGCATGACGATGCGCGGCGTGAAGAAACCCGGCGCGACGATGGTCACGACCCAGCTTCTGGGGCGTTTCAAGACTGATGAGAAGACCCGCGCGGAATTCATGGCGACCATCAATTCCTCGAAAAAGTAA
- a CDS encoding nuclease-related domain-containing protein, translating to MIDKDLEPLVNIEFLDKNQKKGYESEKQMAFYLNRKFFDNQEIHVLNNLYIKTVDGKSYFQIDHLVVTKYCFVIVESKTCNSHLKFDQHLQWSCYRQTEKKWVGMKSPMKQAEMQGDALRKVLQEKRLELRQKFLHMQGGFLNLPIYTLVAISDSGIIDYCSENEDYCKNVLKADLIPNRILEIYDSYKKRDTVKNLLLDREPGYVLPDEDVGKTIQYIVGLHHVKPVYRKIEEVKIPICDVCKKAYAIQYNGTSKQYELICKECGSVRKMNFECKKCRGELKIHKYKETFVVGCEQCDNYGKLC from the coding sequence ATGATAGATAAAGACCTTGAGCCTTTGGTGAATATTGAGTTTTTAGATAAAAATCAAAAAAAAGGGTATGAATCTGAAAAACAAATGGCCTTTTATTTGAACCGAAAATTTTTTGATAATCAAGAAATTCATGTTCTGAATAATCTCTATATAAAGACTGTTGATGGTAAGAGCTATTTTCAAATAGACCATCTTGTCGTAACCAAATACTGTTTTGTCATAGTAGAATCGAAAACCTGCAATTCTCACTTGAAATTTGATCAGCACTTACAGTGGAGTTGCTATAGGCAAACAGAGAAAAAATGGGTTGGAATGAAAAGTCCAATGAAACAGGCGGAAATGCAGGGTGATGCGTTGAGAAAGGTTCTGCAAGAAAAACGCCTGGAGTTGAGACAAAAATTTTTGCATATGCAAGGTGGTTTTTTGAATTTGCCGATTTATACGCTGGTTGCTATTTCGGATTCGGGGATAATTGATTATTGCTCTGAAAACGAGGATTACTGTAAGAATGTATTGAAGGCAGATTTGATTCCAAATAGAATTCTTGAGATTTATGATTCTTACAAAAAAAGAGACACTGTAAAAAATCTTCTATTGGATCGAGAACCAGGTTATGTTCTGCCTGATGAAGATGTAGGAAAGACGATTCAGTATATTGTCGGTTTACATCATGTAAAACCAGTGTATCGCAAAATAGAAGAAGTGAAAATTCCAATTTGCGATGTTTGCAAAAAAGCGTATGCCATTCAATACAATGGAACTTCAAAACAATATGAATTAATTTGTAAAGAATGTGGCTCAGTAAGAAAAATGAATTTCGAGTGCAAAAAATGCCGAGGTGAACTTAAAATTCATAAGTATAAAGAAACATTTGTTGTTGGCTGTGAACAATGCGATAATTATGGCAAATTATGCTAG